One segment of Camelus ferus isolate YT-003-E chromosome 26, BCGSAC_Cfer_1.0, whole genome shotgun sequence DNA contains the following:
- the CHRNB3 gene encoding neuronal acetylcholine receptor subunit beta-3 isoform X1: protein MKLTDFILVLSALGVTPSAAAGFRSLVEEEDALLRHLFQGYQKWVRPVLHANDTIKVYFGLKISQLVDVDEKNQLMTTNVWLKQEWTDHKLRWDPDEYGGIRSIKVPSESLWLPDIVLFENADGRFEGSLMTKAIVRSDGTVVWTPPASYKSSCTMDVTFFPFDRQNCSMKFGSWTYDGTLVELVLVDENVDRKDFFDNGEWEILTAKGTEGSRRDGAGWYPFVAYSFVLRRLPLFYTLFLIVPCLGLSFLTVLVFYLPSDEGEKLSLSTSVLVSLTVFLLVIEEIIPSSSKVIPLIGEYLLFIMIFVTLSIIVTVFVINVHHRSSSTYHPMAPWVKRLFLQKLPTLLCMKDHVDRYSFPDKDEGKPVSGKVRDKTKQKQVSDGEKVLVAFLEKAADSIRYISSHVKKEHFISQVVQDWKFAAQVLDRIFLWLFLIVSVTGSVLIFTPALKMWLQSHY, encoded by the exons ATGAAGCTGACAGACTTTATCCTGGTGCTCAGTGCCCTGGGGGTCACTCCCTCAG CCGCCGCAGGATTCAGGTCCCTCGTGGAGGAAGAAGACGCGCTCCTCAGACATTTATTCCAAGGGTACCAGAAATGGGTTCGCCCCGTCTTACATGCTAATGACACCATAAAAGTCTATTTCGGATTGAAAATATCTCAGCTCGTAGATGTG GATGAAAAGAATCAGCTGATGACAACGAACGTGTGGCTCAAACAG GAATGGACAGACCACAAATTACGCTGGGATCCGGATGAATACGGTGGAATCCGTTCCATTAAAGTTCCGTCCGAGTCCCTCTGGCTTCCTGACATAGTTCTCTTTGAAAA CGCCGATGGACGGTTCGAAGGCTCGCTCATGACCAAAGCCATAGTGAGGTCCGACGGGACGGTGGTGTGGACGCCCCCCGCCAGTTACAAGAGCTCGTGCACCATGGACGTCACCTTCTTCCCATTCGACAGGCAGAACTGCTCCATGAAGTTCGGATCCTGGACTTACGACGGGACCCTGGTGGAGCTCGTCCTGGTGGACGAGAACGTGGACCGAAAGGACTTCTTTGACAACGGCGAGTGGGAAATACTAACCGCCAAGGGGacggaggggagcaggagggacgGCGCGGGCTGGTACCCGTTCGTCGCCTACTCCTTCGTGCTGCGCCGTCTGCCCCTGTTCTACACACTCTTCCTGATCGTCCCCTGCCTGGGGCTGTCCTTTCTCACCGTGCTGGTCTTCTACTTGCCCTCCGATGAGGGAGAGAAGCTCTCCTTGTCCACGTCCGTCTTGGTTTCCCTGACAGTCTTCCTCCTGGTGATCGAGGAGATCATCCCGTCCTCCTCCAAGGTCATCCCGCTCATCGGGGAGTACCTGCTGTTCATCATGATTTTCGTCACCCTGTCCATCATCGTCACCGTGTTTGTCATCAACGTCCACCACCGGTCGTCCTCCACCTACCACCCCATGGCCCCCTGGGTGAAGAGGCTGTTTCTGCAAAAACTCCCCACCTTACTCTGCATGAAGGACCACGTGGATCGCTATTCTTTCCCAGATAAAGATGAAGGTAAACCAGTGAGTGGGAAAGTCCgagataaaacaaaacagaagcaggtgAGCGATGGAGAAAAGGTCCTGGTTGCTTTCCTGGAAAAGGCTGCAGATTCCATCAGATACATTTCCAGCCACGTGAAGAAGGAGCACTTCATCAGCCAG